Genomic window (Sphingomonas sp. HF-S4):
CTTGACCGCGACGAGACTCCGCTCCAGCACATGACGGGGCTGATGAAGGGCGCCAGCCAGGGCGCGGTGCGTGGCCAGCTCGGACGGTTCGGGTTCGAGGGGCAGAAGGCGACGACGCAGGTGGGTAAGCTTTCGGGCGGCGAGCGCGCGCGGCTGGCGTTGGCGCTGATCACCCGCGATGCGCCGCACATGCTGATCCTCGACGAGCCGACCAACCACTTGGACGTCGACGCGCGCGAGGCGCTGATCCAGGCGCTCAATGCCTATTCGGGCGCAGTGGTGATCGTCAGCCACGACCGCCACATGCTCGAGATGACCGCCGACCGGCTGGTGCTGGTCGACAGCGGCACGGCGAAGGACTTCGACGGCTCGATCGAGGACTATATCGCCTTCGTGCTGAGCAAGGACGACAAGGGCGGCAAGGGCGAGAAGAAGGGCCGCAAGGCGCTGAACCGCGACAAGGAGAAAGAGCTAAAGAAGGTCGCGCGCGACGCCGAGGCGGCGCTGGCGCGGCTGATCGGCAAGCGCGAGGAGATCGACGCGGCGCTGGCCGGGCCCACGCCTGCCGGCCAGTCGATGGGCGAGCTGATGAAGCAGCGCGCGGAGCTGGATGCGCAGGTCGAGGCGGCGGAACTGGCGTGGATGGAGGCGAGCGAGGCGCTGGAGGCGGCGGGCTGAACCAACAAGCCCTCCCTTTCAGGGAGAGGGAGCCTCGCCTACCGCAGCTGGCTGTCCTTGCTGCCACGGCGGTTGATGCCGGCGCTGCGGATCATCGCGTCGCGGCCGGACTGGCAGAGGACGCAGGTGCGGGTTCCGGGCACCGCGCGGCGGCGGGCTTCGGGAATGTCGTCACCGCAGACGCCGCAATACTGCGCGCTTTCGCCGCTCGGCATGCGTGCGCGGGCGGCCAGTACGGCATCGGCCACGGTGTCGTCGATCTGATCCTGCACGGCGCCATCCTGCGCCCATCCGTTGGCCATTGCCCGAGTCCAGCTATCCAGTTGAAGTGATTGTAGAATGGGTGACGGCAGCACCAGTTCCACGCCCGGCCTTGCCGCAGCGTGCGCGTGCGCTACACCTTGGGCAAACAGGGAGGGACACGCATGGCCACAGCAGCAGCGGAACCGGGCGGCAAGGACATGCGGCTGGTGATCAGCGCGTCGTCGCTTGGCACCGTGTTCGAATGGTACGACTTCTTCATCTACGGGACGCTCGCCGCCTCGGGGATCATCGGGCGCACCTTCTTTCCTGCGGGCAACGAAGTGCTGCAGGCGCTGCTTGCCTGGGCGGGGTTCGCGGTCGGGTTCGGCTTCCGGCCGCTCGGCGCGGTGCTGTTCGGCTATCTCGGTGACAAGCTGGGGCGCAAATACACCTTCCTGGTGACGATCACGCTGATGGGCGTGGCGACCGCGGGCGTCGGGCTGGTGCCGAGCTATGCCGCGATCGGGATGGCGGCGCCGGTGCTGATCATCGCGCTCCGAATCGCCCAGGGGCTGGCGCTGGGCGGTGAATATGGCGGCGCGGCGATCTATGTCGCCGAGCATTCGCCGGCCGGGCGCGCGGGCTTCCACACCAGCTTCATCCAGGCGAGCGTGATCGGCGGGTTCATCCTGAGCATCGCCGTGGTGCTGCTTTCCAAGATCGCGCTCGCCGGCGTGTGGGACAGCTGGGGCTGGCGGGTGCCGTTCCTGTTCTCGATCGTGCTGCTCGCAGTGTCGCTGTGGATGCGATTGAAGCTCTCCGAGAGCCCGGTGTTCAAGGCGATGAAGGAAGCCGGGGAGACCGCAGCGAACCCGTTCGTCGAGAGCTTCACCTATCCCGGTAACGGCAAGCGGCTGTTCGTCGCGCTGTTCGGGATCGCGGCGGGGCTGACGGTGATCTGGTACACCGCGACCTTCTCGGTGCTGTCGTTCCTGTCGGGGCCGATGCGGCTCGATCCGACCGCGGCGCAGCTGATCACTGGCGGCGCGGCGATCCTGGGGGTCGGCTTCTTCCTGTTCTTCGGGCACCTTTCCGATCGGATCGGGCGGAAGGTGCCGATCGTCGCGGGCTATGCGCTGACGCTGGTGATGCTCTTCCCCTTGTTCTGGGTGATCGGCAGCGCCGCCAATCCGGGGCTGGCCGAGGCGGCGCGGCGCGCGCCGGTGATCGTCTCCGGCCCGCACTGCGGCTATGATCCGTTCGCCGCGAAACAGGCCGACGAATGCGGCGCGCTGCTCGACCATTTCTCGAAAAAGGGCGTGGCGTACAAGACCACCAAGGCCCCGGCAGTGACGGTGTCGATCGGCGGGCTGCCGGTCGCCGATACCAGCCCGGCCGGGCTCGACACCGCACTGGCGGCGGCGGGCTATGATCTCGCGCCGTCGGTGCCGCCCGCGGGCAACATCGCGGTGATCGTGCTCGCGATCGTCGGGCTGACCGCGCTGTCGGGGGCGACCTACGGCCCGGTGGCGGCATTGCTTTCGGAGATGTTCCCCTCGAAGATCCGCTACAGCTCGATGTCGATCCCCTATCATATCGGCACGGGCTATTTCGGCGGATTCCTGCCGCTGATCAGCCAGTATATCGTCGCGCGGACCGGCGACCCCTATGCCGGGCTGTGGTATACCTTCGCGGTGGTGGCGCTGGCACTTGCCGTCACGGCATGGGGCCTGAAGGAGACGGTGGTGGCGCGGGCGTCCGCCGCGCGCTAACCGCGGGCGGATGATGCATTCCCCCCTGAGGTTGAGGCTCGATGGCGACGCATTGGTCGCCAACTGGCGGTTGCTCCAGCGGTTGAGCGGCGCTGCCGCGTGCGGCGCGGCGGTCAAGGCCGACGGCTATGGGCTCGGCGCGCGTGAGGTGGTGCGGCGGCTGGCCGAGGCGGGGTGCCGCGACTTCTTCGTCGCGATGTGGAGCGAGGCGCGCGCGCTCGCGGATCTGGGCGTGTCGGTGTCGGTGCTCCACGGCGTGCGCGACGAAGACATGGCCGATCGGCCCGGCACTGCGCGGCCGGTGCTCAATACGGTGGCGCAGGTACGGCGCTGGCACGCGGCCGGCGGCGGGGCGTGCGACGTGATGGTCGATACCGGCATGAACCGGCTCGGCATCGCAGCGCAGGACGTGGCCGACGGGCTGCTCGACGGGCTCGCGATCGAGGTGCTGATGAGCCACCTCGCCTGCGCGGACGAGGAGTCGCCGCGCAACGAGTCGCAACGTGCCGGGTTCGCGGCGCTCGCCGGGCGCACCTCGGCGAAGCGGATGAGCCTCGCCAATTCGGCGGGGATCGCGCTGGGCGAGGGCTATCACTTCGACCTGACCCGACCGGGGATCGCGCTGTATGGCGGGCAGCAATGCGCCGCGCATGCCGGCATCCGCCAGGTGGTGACGCCGCAGGCGCAGGTGATCCAGCGGCGGCGCGTGCGCGCGGGAGAAGTCGTCGGATACAACGCCACTTTCACGGCGACGGCGGACACCGAGGTGGCGGTGCTCAACCTGGGCTATGCCGATGGCTATCTGCGCTGCTTCTCGGGCAAGGGCGGCGCGCGGTTCGGAGGCGTGGCGCTGCCGGTGATCGGGCGCGTTTCGATGGACATGACCGCGATCCGCGCCGATGCCGCGCCCGGCCTTGCCGAGGGCGACTGGGTGGCGATCGACTATGGCCTGCCGGAGACCGCGGCGCTGAGTGGGCTCTCGCAGTACGAACTGATCACCGGGCTGGGGTCGCGGTTCGACCGTATCTGGGATCAGGCATGACGGGAACCGCCCGGATGGGCGGTTCCCGATAGGCTCAGATCACCCGCGTTCGACGCACATCGCGATGCCCATGCCGCCGCCGATGCACAAAGTGGCGAGGCCCTTCTTGGCGTCGCGCTTCTGCATCTCGTAGATCAGCGTGGTGAGCACGCGCGCGCCCGAGGCGCCGATCGGGTGGCCGATCGCGATCGCGCCGCCGTTGACGTTGACCTTGTCGGCGTCCCAGCCGAGTTCCTTGCCGACCGACAGCGCCTGCGCGGCAAACGCCTCGTTGGCTTCGATCAGGTCGAGATCGGCGATCGTCCAGCCGGCCTTCTCCAGCGCCTTCTTCGAGGCGGGGACGGGGCCGATGCCCATGATCGACGGATCGACGCCGGCGCTCGCCCAGCTCTTGATCGTCGCCAGGATCGGCGCGCCGCGCTTCTCGGCTTCCTCGCGGCTCATCACCACCAAAGCGGCGGCGCCGTCGTTGAGGCCGGAGGCGTTGGCGGCGGTGACGGTGCCGTCCTTCTTGAAGGCCGGTCGCAGGCCCGACACGCCATCCACGGTGGCGCCGGCGCGGATATATTCATCGTCGGCAACCACCGTGTCGCCCTTGCGGCCCTTGATCGTCACCGGCGCGATCTCGTCCTTGAACCTGCCCTCGGCGCGCGCCTTTTCGGCCTTGTTCTGGCTGGCGACGGCGAAGGCGTCCTGCTCGCCGCGGGTGACCTGATATTGCTCGGCCAGGTTCTCGGCGGTGATGCCCATGTGATAGCCGTTGAACACGTCGGTCAGGCCATCCTTGATCATCGTGTCGACCAGCGCGAGATCGCCCATCTTGGTGCCCGGGCGCAGCGACTGGGCGTGGGTGGACATCGACATGCTCTCCTGCCCGCCGGCAACGACGATCGTCGCGTCGCCGGTGGCGACTGCCTGCGCCGCGAGCGCGACGGCGCGCAGCCCCGAGCCGCAGACCTGCTGGACGCCCCAGGCGGGGACTTCCTTGGGAACGCCGGCGGCCATCGACGCCTGGCGCGCGGGGTTCTGGCCCTGCGCCGCCGTGAGCACCTGGCCCATGATGACTTCGCTGACGTCCTCGCCCTTGACACCGGCCTGCTCGAGCGCAGCCTCGATCGCGATGCGGCCCAGCTCGTGCGCGGGCGTGGCGGCAAAGGCGCCGAGGAAGCTGCCCACGGGGGTACGCTTCGCGGCGGTGATCACGATCTCGGTCATGCAAGGCTCCTGCGCAGATATCTTCGTGGTTCGGCGGCTATCTAGGGTGGCGGAGCGCGGTTAGCCAGTCCGCAAGCGGCTGCCACAGCGCGGCGCGCGCGCGGCCGCCGACGATCATCCCGACATGTCCCATCGCCAGCTCGCGAACGTCGCCCAGCCGCGCGGCGCTGGCGGCGGGGACGATGCGGTCGGTGGTCGAGACGAAGGAGAGCGCAGGGGCGCCGAACGACTCGGGATCGACCGGCTTGCCCGCAATCTGCCAGCGGCCGCCACCGGGCAGGTCGGCGACGAAGAAATCCTCGAACAACTGGCGGCCCGCGGCGAAGGGTAGCGGGGCGCCGCCATTGGCCCAATCCTCGAGCGTGACGAAGGCGCGCGCCGCTTCGCTTTTCGGGTCGAGCCTGGCGAAGCGTTCGAACTTGGCGACGGTGCGCCTGGGATCGAGTTGCCAGAAGCCAGCCTGGAGGACTTCCATCGGGACAAGGCCCAGGCGCTCGCAGGTTTCGTGCGCTTCGTCCCACAGCGCGGATATGGGCTCAAGCGCGTCGCCATAGCCGGCGAAGCGCCAGGGTGCGGCGATGGTGACGAGCCCCGCAGTCTCGATTGCGGATGCCGCGGCGATCGCCATCGTGCCGCCCAGGCAATAGCCGGCGAGCACCGGCGCGCGATCGAGCGCGGCGAGCAGCGGCAGCAGCAATTGCTCGACATGCGCGGTGACGTCTTGGGCGCGGTCGTCGGGCGTCGGCGAGCCCCAGTCGACGAGCAGCGGGCGGAAGCCCTGCGTCGCCAGCCAGCGCAGCAGCGAATTGTCCTCGGCGAGATCGAGCACCAGCGGCGGATTGATCAGCGACGGCACGAACACGACGGGGATGCCTTCGCCGCCATAGTCGCGCAGCGTCGCGCGGCCGGCCTGGGCGATGGCGGGCATCGCCGGGCGCGGCGCCGGACGGGGCGTTTCCTGATAGATACGCAGCCCGGATAGTGCTGCGGCGCGACTTTCGGGCGATGCTGCAGTTTCGCTGCGCAAAAGCGCCAGAAACAGCGGCAAAGGGCGAGGCCCTTGTTGCGATGCGGAAAAGGGTGATAGATGTGCGTCAATCACGCGCGGGGGTGTCCATGAAGAAGGCTGCTACGGGTTCGGGTCCGGTCATCATCAAGAAATACGCGAACCGCCGGCTCTACAACACCGAAACCTCGTCCTACATCACGCTCGATCATCTCGCCGCGATGACGCGCGAGGGGCGCGACTTCAAGGTCGTGGACGCCAAGACTGACGAGGACATCACCCACAACGTCCTCACCCAGATCATCATGGAAGAGGAAGCGCGCGGTACGTCGATGCTGCCGGTCAATTTCCTGCGCCAGCTGATCTCGCTCTATGGCGATTCGATGCAGGCGATGGTGCCGGGCTATCTCGAGGCGTCGATGGACAGCTTCCGCCGCAACCAGGAACAGTTCAAGTCGGCGGTCGAGGGGGCGTTCGCCAAC
Coding sequences:
- a CDS encoding alanine racemase, with amino-acid sequence MHSPLRLRLDGDALVANWRLLQRLSGAAACGAAVKADGYGLGAREVVRRLAEAGCRDFFVAMWSEARALADLGVSVSVLHGVRDEDMADRPGTARPVLNTVAQVRRWHAAGGGACDVMVDTGMNRLGIAAQDVADGLLDGLAIEVLMSHLACADEESPRNESQRAGFAALAGRTSAKRMSLANSAGIALGEGYHFDLTRPGIALYGGQQCAAHAGIRQVVTPQAQVIQRRRVRAGEVVGYNATFTATADTEVAVLNLGYADGYLRCFSGKGGARFGGVALPVIGRVSMDMTAIRADAAPGLAEGDWVAIDYGLPETAALSGLSQYELITGLGSRFDRIWDQA
- a CDS encoding alpha/beta fold hydrolase, which encodes MPLFLALLRSETAASPESRAAALSGLRIYQETPRPAPRPAMPAIAQAGRATLRDYGGEGIPVVFVPSLINPPLVLDLAEDNSLLRWLATQGFRPLLVDWGSPTPDDRAQDVTAHVEQLLLPLLAALDRAPVLAGYCLGGTMAIAAASAIETAGLVTIAAPWRFAGYGDALEPISALWDEAHETCERLGLVPMEVLQAGFWQLDPRRTVAKFERFARLDPKSEAARAFVTLEDWANGGAPLPFAAGRQLFEDFFVADLPGGGRWQIAGKPVDPESFGAPALSFVSTTDRIVPAASAARLGDVRELAMGHVGMIVGGRARAALWQPLADWLTALRHPR
- a CDS encoding MFS transporter; the encoded protein is MATAAAEPGGKDMRLVISASSLGTVFEWYDFFIYGTLAASGIIGRTFFPAGNEVLQALLAWAGFAVGFGFRPLGAVLFGYLGDKLGRKYTFLVTITLMGVATAGVGLVPSYAAIGMAAPVLIIALRIAQGLALGGEYGGAAIYVAEHSPAGRAGFHTSFIQASVIGGFILSIAVVLLSKIALAGVWDSWGWRVPFLFSIVLLAVSLWMRLKLSESPVFKAMKEAGETAANPFVESFTYPGNGKRLFVALFGIAAGLTVIWYTATFSVLSFLSGPMRLDPTAAQLITGGAAILGVGFFLFFGHLSDRIGRKVPIVAGYALTLVMLFPLFWVIGSAANPGLAEAARRAPVIVSGPHCGYDPFAAKQADECGALLDHFSKKGVAYKTTKAPAVTVSIGGLPVADTSPAGLDTALAAAGYDLAPSVPPAGNIAVIVLAIVGLTALSGATYGPVAALLSEMFPSKIRYSSMSIPYHIGTGYFGGFLPLISQYIVARTGDPYAGLWYTFAVVALALAVTAWGLKETVVARASAAR
- a CDS encoding DksA/TraR family C4-type zinc finger protein, with amino-acid sequence MANGWAQDGAVQDQIDDTVADAVLAARARMPSGESAQYCGVCGDDIPEARRRAVPGTRTCVLCQSGRDAMIRSAGINRRGSKDSQLR
- the phaR gene encoding polyhydroxyalkanoate synthesis repressor PhaR — protein: MKKAATGSGPVIIKKYANRRLYNTETSSYITLDHLAAMTREGRDFKVVDAKTDEDITHNVLTQIIMEEEARGTSMLPVNFLRQLISLYGDSMQAMVPGYLEASMDSFRRNQEQFKSAVEGAFANSPFAEIAKRNMAMFEAAAEAFKPGAAGVGGGAAAAPAAKPAEGGDDVSALKAELARLQDKIEKLAK
- a CDS encoding acetyl-CoA C-acetyltransferase, yielding MTEIVITAAKRTPVGSFLGAFAATPAHELGRIAIEAALEQAGVKGEDVSEVIMGQVLTAAQGQNPARQASMAAGVPKEVPAWGVQQVCGSGLRAVALAAQAVATGDATIVVAGGQESMSMSTHAQSLRPGTKMGDLALVDTMIKDGLTDVFNGYHMGITAENLAEQYQVTRGEQDAFAVASQNKAEKARAEGRFKDEIAPVTIKGRKGDTVVADDEYIRAGATVDGVSGLRPAFKKDGTVTAANASGLNDGAAALVVMSREEAEKRGAPILATIKSWASAGVDPSIMGIGPVPASKKALEKAGWTIADLDLIEANEAFAAQALSVGKELGWDADKVNVNGGAIAIGHPIGASGARVLTTLIYEMQKRDAKKGLATLCIGGGMGIAMCVERG